A genomic region of Polypterus senegalus isolate Bchr_013 chromosome 17, ASM1683550v1, whole genome shotgun sequence contains the following coding sequences:
- the myocd gene encoding myocardin isoform X3 produces the protein MTLLGSEHSLLIRSKFRSVVQLRLQQRRTREQLADQGIMPPLKSPAAFHEQKKSLERSKTEDYLKHKIRNRPERADLVNMHIFQDSAAEGPQQATQMKLKRSRLAVDLNEKIALRPGPLELVKKNIIPVDSSVKEVAMKVNHGKFPKEEDTYAFEEESSSDGLSPEHGRGDESQGPMEIKTSEVPSPTPLGASQVSLSQDANVQNVFYGNHIRETESPKQIPTPHTPPIPVSAINKSKTLDKNRHKKPKDTKPKVKKLKYHQYIPPDQKAEKTPPPMDSAYARLLQQQQLFLQLQILSQQKHHQHSHPHQQHFNYQTASPPQLKQHNEPLPRSPNLGVSASSTTSPVKNSFTGQTCISPIKAGPLPSNLDDLKVSELRQQLRIRGLPVSGTKTALVERLRPFQDPSANNGMPLGDIKTITFPVTPASSMTGYQGSSGTPSNGFYQFSSTSSSPPISPASSDLSVSGSLPDSFSDVTLSSPPICLQPSPGHLSTEEGLMGNLNGGCMQAELEGLDAEKDKMLVEKQKVIDELTWKLHQEQRQVEELKMQLHKRKRNHSQQEEVVTSPFFGVSIKQEHVVSSCPLSNKHVKTVSSCQPSHLPGMVSPLCLDATSGSPALSAFLSPQCSPQHSPLNKTASSPQHSSLPPSPSNPYFLSVSPSGQTGDGNKHSPHRPLQISQSTSGHSGSSTCSYPTDQRNIQPPFANTNNRDHPVTKSQSIHHKMAILHSPGHGGQKFPFSSAAFCSSDSTASKIKQPPSYEDAVKQQLTRSQQMDELLDVLIASGEMPANAKEEQSCPPKMVPQITVSSGNSKLLRTYEHMPSSQAPFEPGTNNGSSHLDTLLSTSISRASEIVLLKLGEEGGVGEEFLVARQEELLGTPEMMDTPLSPMSVRISPTSSTESQALALSFSESPWEAMEWLDLTPPSSATSFVSLPASGPSIFNAEFLDVTDLSLNTAMDLHLEQW, from the exons cgCTGAAGAGTCCTGCTGCCTTCCATGAGCAGAAGAAAAGCCTCGAGAGATCCAAG ACAGAGGATTACTTAAAGCACAAGATAAGAAATCGACCTGAGAGGGCAGATCTGGTCAATATGCACATTTTTCAAG ACTCTGCTGCTGAAGGCCCTCAGCAGGCCACCCAGATGAAGCTAAAGCGTTCTCGCCTGGCTGTTGACCTGAATGAGAAGATTGCTCTGCGGCCCGGACCACTTGAACTGGTGAAGAAGAATATCATTCCTGTGGATTCTTCTGTCAAGGAGGTGGCAATGAAAG TTAATCATGGCAAGTTCCCAAAAGAGGAAGACACATATGCATTCGAGGAAGAGAGCAGCAGCGATGGTCTATCTCCAGAGCATGGCAGGGGTGATGAATCCCAGGGCCCCATGGAAATTAAGACCTCCGAAGTCCCCTCTCCTACTCCTTTGGGTGCCTCTCAG GTTTCTCTAAGCCAGGACGCAAATGTACAGAATGTTTTCTATGGGAACCATATACGTGAAACAGAGAGTCCCAAACAGATTCCAACTCCTCACACACCTCCCATACCAGTCTCTGCGATCAACAAG TCAAAAACACTTGATAAAAATCGACACAAGAAACCCAAAGACACTAAGCCCAAAGTGAAAAAGCTCAAGTACCACCAGTACATTCCTCCAGATCAGAAGGCAGAGAAGACTCCTCCACCCATGGATTCAGCCTATGCCCGTCTGcttcagcagcagcagctctTCCTCCAGCTGCAGATCCTGAGCCAACAAAAGCATCATCAGCACTCTCATCCGCACCAACAGCACTTCAACTACCAGACCGCGTCGCCACCCCAACTCAA ACAACATAATGAACCCTTGCCAAGAAGTCCAAATCTGGGAGTCAGTGCCAGCTCTACAACCTCCCCAGTGAAAAACAGCTTTACTGGCCAAACATGCATCTCCCCAATTAAGGCAGGACCTCTTCCCTCCAACCTAGATGATCTTAAG GTATCTGAGCTTAGACAGCAACTGAGGATTAGAGGTCTTCCTGTATCTGGCACTAAAACAGCGCTTGTGGAAAGACTGAGACCTTTCCAGGATCCATCTGCAAACAATGGAATGCCCTTGGGAGATATTAAAACCATTACTTTCCCAGTTACTCCTGCTAGCTCCATGACAGGCTATCAGGGATCATCTGGCACACCTTCCAATGGCTTTTACCAGTTCAGCAGCACCAGCTCCAGTCCACCTATTTCCCCAGCATCATCTGACCTCTCAGTTAGCGGGTCCCTACCAGATAGCTTTAGTGATGTCACGTTGTCTTCCCCTCCAATATGCCTCCAGCCGTCTCCGGGCCATCTGAGCACAGAGGAAGGGCTAATGGGAAACCTGAATGGAGGCTGCATGCAGGCAGAGCTGGAGGGTTTGGATGCAGAGAAAGACAAAATGTTGGTGGAAAAGCAGAAGGTAATCGATGAGCTCACCTGGAAGCTACACCAGGAACAGCGGCAAGTTGAGGAGCTGAAGATGCAACTGCACAAGCGCAAGAGGAATCATAGCCAGCAGGAGGAGGTTGTTACATCGCCATTTTTTGGTGTTTCCATCAAGCAGGAGCATGTTGTTTCCAGCTGTCCACTTTCAAACAAGCATGTGAAAACGGTCAGCTCCTGCCAACCGTCGCACCTGCCTGGCATGGTGAGCCCTCTCTGCTTGGATGCCACATCCGGAagtccagctctgtctgcttttCTAAGCCCACAATGTTCTCCACAGCATTCACCTCTGAACAAGACAGCAAGCAGCCCTCAGCACTCGAGCCTTCCTCCATCCCCCAGTAACCCTTACTTTCTATCAGTGTCACCCAGTGGCCAAACCGGAGATGGAAACAAGCATTCACCACATCGACCCCTGCAG ATTTCCCAAAGCACCAGTGGCCACTCTGGAAGCTCCACGTGTTCTTATCCCACAGATCAGAGGAATATTCAACCGCCATTTGCCAACACCAACAACAGGGATCACCCAGTCACTAAGAGTCAAAGTATACATCACAAG aTGGCTATATTACACTCTCCAGGGCACGGGGGTCAAAAGTTTCCCTTCTCTTCTGCTGCCTTCTGTAGCTCAGACTCTACTGCATCAAAGATAAAACAGCCCCCCTCCTATGAGGATGCAGTAAAGCAG CAGTTGACACGAAGCCAGCAGATGGACGAACTATTAGACGTTCTCATTGCAAGCGGAG AAATGCCAGCAAATGCTAAAGAAGAACAATCCTGCCCTCCCAAGATGGTGCCGCAAATCACGGTGTCGTCTGGAAACTCCAAACTGCTGCGGACCTACGAGCACATGCCCTCCTCGCAGGCTCCTTTTGAACCCGGGACAAACAATGGAAGTAGCCATCTAGACACCTTGCTGAGCACCTCAATTAGCAGAGCGAGTGAAATTGTTCTTCTCAAACTCGGGGAAGAGGGAGGAGTGGGCGAGGAGTTTTTGGTGGCTCGTCAGGAGGAACTTCTGGGCACTCCTGAAATGATGGACACTCCGCTCTCCCCAATGAGCGTCCGTATTTCACCCACCTCTTCCACTGAGAGTCAAGCTCTGGCCTTAAGTTTCTCGGAGTCTCCCTGGGAAGCCATGGAGTGGTTAGACCTAACTCCGCCCAGTTCGGCCACCAGCTTCGTCTCCCTGCCAGCATCTGGGCCCAGCATCTTTAATGCCGAGTTCCTGGATGTAACGGATCTCAGTTTGAACACTGCCATGGACCTCCATCTGGAGCAGTGGTAA
- the myocd gene encoding myocardin isoform X6 produces the protein MTLLGSEHSLLIRSKFRSALKSPAAFHEQKKSLERSKTEDYLKHKIRNRPERADLVNMHIFQDSAAEGPQQATQMKLKRSRLAVDLNEKIALRPGPLELVKKNIIPVDSSVKEVAMKVNHGKFPKEEDTYAFEEESSSDGLSPEHGRGDESQGPMEIKTSEVPSPTPLGASQVSLSQDANVQNVFYGNHIRETESPKQIPTPHTPPIPVSAINKSKTLDKNRHKKPKDTKPKVKKLKYHQYIPPDQKAEKTPPPMDSAYARLLQQQQLFLQLQILSQQKHHQHSHPHQQHFNYQTASPPQLKQHNEPLPRSPNLGVSASSTTSPVKNSFTGQTCISPIKAGPLPSNLDDLKVSELRQQLRIRGLPVSGTKTALVERLRPFQDPSANNGMPLGDIKTITFPVTPASSMTGYQGSSGTPSNGFYQFSSTSSSPPISPASSDLSVSGSLPDSFSDVTLSSPPICLQPSPGHLSTEEGLMGNLNGGCMQAELEGLDAEKDKMLVEKQKVIDELTWKLHQEQRQVEELKMQLHKRKRNHSQQEEVVTSPFFGVSIKQEHVVSSCPLSNKHVKTVSSCQPSHLPGMVSPLCLDATSGSPALSAFLSPQCSPQHSPLNKTASSPQHSSLPPSPSNPYFLSVSPSGQTGDGNKHSPHRPLQISQSTSGHSGSSTCSYPTDQRNIQPPFANTNNRDHPVTKSQSIHHKMAILHSPGHGGQKFPFSSAAFCSSDSTASKIKQPPSYEDAVKQQLTRSQQMDELLDVLIASGEMPANAKEEQSCPPKMVPQITVSSGNSKLLRTYEHMPSSQAPFEPGTNNGSSHLDTLLSTSISRASEIVLLKLGEEGGVGEEFLVARQEELLGTPEMMDTPLSPMSVRISPTSSTESQALALSFSESPWEAMEWLDLTPPSSATSFVSLPASGPSIFNAEFLDVTDLSLNTAMDLHLEQW, from the exons cgCTGAAGAGTCCTGCTGCCTTCCATGAGCAGAAGAAAAGCCTCGAGAGATCCAAG ACAGAGGATTACTTAAAGCACAAGATAAGAAATCGACCTGAGAGGGCAGATCTGGTCAATATGCACATTTTTCAAG ACTCTGCTGCTGAAGGCCCTCAGCAGGCCACCCAGATGAAGCTAAAGCGTTCTCGCCTGGCTGTTGACCTGAATGAGAAGATTGCTCTGCGGCCCGGACCACTTGAACTGGTGAAGAAGAATATCATTCCTGTGGATTCTTCTGTCAAGGAGGTGGCAATGAAAG TTAATCATGGCAAGTTCCCAAAAGAGGAAGACACATATGCATTCGAGGAAGAGAGCAGCAGCGATGGTCTATCTCCAGAGCATGGCAGGGGTGATGAATCCCAGGGCCCCATGGAAATTAAGACCTCCGAAGTCCCCTCTCCTACTCCTTTGGGTGCCTCTCAG GTTTCTCTAAGCCAGGACGCAAATGTACAGAATGTTTTCTATGGGAACCATATACGTGAAACAGAGAGTCCCAAACAGATTCCAACTCCTCACACACCTCCCATACCAGTCTCTGCGATCAACAAG TCAAAAACACTTGATAAAAATCGACACAAGAAACCCAAAGACACTAAGCCCAAAGTGAAAAAGCTCAAGTACCACCAGTACATTCCTCCAGATCAGAAGGCAGAGAAGACTCCTCCACCCATGGATTCAGCCTATGCCCGTCTGcttcagcagcagcagctctTCCTCCAGCTGCAGATCCTGAGCCAACAAAAGCATCATCAGCACTCTCATCCGCACCAACAGCACTTCAACTACCAGACCGCGTCGCCACCCCAACTCAA ACAACATAATGAACCCTTGCCAAGAAGTCCAAATCTGGGAGTCAGTGCCAGCTCTACAACCTCCCCAGTGAAAAACAGCTTTACTGGCCAAACATGCATCTCCCCAATTAAGGCAGGACCTCTTCCCTCCAACCTAGATGATCTTAAG GTATCTGAGCTTAGACAGCAACTGAGGATTAGAGGTCTTCCTGTATCTGGCACTAAAACAGCGCTTGTGGAAAGACTGAGACCTTTCCAGGATCCATCTGCAAACAATGGAATGCCCTTGGGAGATATTAAAACCATTACTTTCCCAGTTACTCCTGCTAGCTCCATGACAGGCTATCAGGGATCATCTGGCACACCTTCCAATGGCTTTTACCAGTTCAGCAGCACCAGCTCCAGTCCACCTATTTCCCCAGCATCATCTGACCTCTCAGTTAGCGGGTCCCTACCAGATAGCTTTAGTGATGTCACGTTGTCTTCCCCTCCAATATGCCTCCAGCCGTCTCCGGGCCATCTGAGCACAGAGGAAGGGCTAATGGGAAACCTGAATGGAGGCTGCATGCAGGCAGAGCTGGAGGGTTTGGATGCAGAGAAAGACAAAATGTTGGTGGAAAAGCAGAAGGTAATCGATGAGCTCACCTGGAAGCTACACCAGGAACAGCGGCAAGTTGAGGAGCTGAAGATGCAACTGCACAAGCGCAAGAGGAATCATAGCCAGCAGGAGGAGGTTGTTACATCGCCATTTTTTGGTGTTTCCATCAAGCAGGAGCATGTTGTTTCCAGCTGTCCACTTTCAAACAAGCATGTGAAAACGGTCAGCTCCTGCCAACCGTCGCACCTGCCTGGCATGGTGAGCCCTCTCTGCTTGGATGCCACATCCGGAagtccagctctgtctgcttttCTAAGCCCACAATGTTCTCCACAGCATTCACCTCTGAACAAGACAGCAAGCAGCCCTCAGCACTCGAGCCTTCCTCCATCCCCCAGTAACCCTTACTTTCTATCAGTGTCACCCAGTGGCCAAACCGGAGATGGAAACAAGCATTCACCACATCGACCCCTGCAG ATTTCCCAAAGCACCAGTGGCCACTCTGGAAGCTCCACGTGTTCTTATCCCACAGATCAGAGGAATATTCAACCGCCATTTGCCAACACCAACAACAGGGATCACCCAGTCACTAAGAGTCAAAGTATACATCACAAG aTGGCTATATTACACTCTCCAGGGCACGGGGGTCAAAAGTTTCCCTTCTCTTCTGCTGCCTTCTGTAGCTCAGACTCTACTGCATCAAAGATAAAACAGCCCCCCTCCTATGAGGATGCAGTAAAGCAG CAGTTGACACGAAGCCAGCAGATGGACGAACTATTAGACGTTCTCATTGCAAGCGGAG AAATGCCAGCAAATGCTAAAGAAGAACAATCCTGCCCTCCCAAGATGGTGCCGCAAATCACGGTGTCGTCTGGAAACTCCAAACTGCTGCGGACCTACGAGCACATGCCCTCCTCGCAGGCTCCTTTTGAACCCGGGACAAACAATGGAAGTAGCCATCTAGACACCTTGCTGAGCACCTCAATTAGCAGAGCGAGTGAAATTGTTCTTCTCAAACTCGGGGAAGAGGGAGGAGTGGGCGAGGAGTTTTTGGTGGCTCGTCAGGAGGAACTTCTGGGCACTCCTGAAATGATGGACACTCCGCTCTCCCCAATGAGCGTCCGTATTTCACCCACCTCTTCCACTGAGAGTCAAGCTCTGGCCTTAAGTTTCTCGGAGTCTCCCTGGGAAGCCATGGAGTGGTTAGACCTAACTCCGCCCAGTTCGGCCACCAGCTTCGTCTCCCTGCCAGCATCTGGGCCCAGCATCTTTAATGCCGAGTTCCTGGATGTAACGGATCTCAGTTTGAACACTGCCATGGACCTCCATCTGGAGCAGTGGTAA
- the myocd gene encoding myocardin isoform X9 encodes MNGVTKKESNSQDENSVQCSSVGSVSKCDFVADEMQELTLQVNQQLPPLTERKNVVQLRLQQRRTREQLADQGIMPPLKSPAAFHEQKKSLERSKTEDYLKHKIRNRPERADLVNMHIFQDSAAEGPQQATQMKLKRSRLAVDLNEKIALRPGPLELVKKNIIPVDSSVKEVAMKVNHGKFPKEEDTYAFEEESSSDGLSPEHGRGDESQGPMEIKTSEVPSPTPLGASQVSLSQDANVQNVFYGNHIRETESPKQIPTPHTPPIPVSAINKSKTLDKNRHKKPKDTKPKVKKLKYHQYIPPDQKAEKTPPPMDSAYARLLQQQQLFLQLQILSQQKHHQHSHPHQQHFNYQTASPPQLKQHNEPLPRSPNLGVSASSTTSPVKNSFTGQTCISPIKAGPLPSNLDDLKVSELRQQLRIRGLPVSGTKTALVERLRPFQDPSANNGMPLGDIKTITFPVTPASSMTGYQGSSGTPSNGFYQFSSTSSSPPISPASSDLSVSGSLPDSFSDVTLSSPPICLQPSPGHLSTEEGLMGNLNGGCMQAELEGLDAEKDKMLVEKQKVIDELTWKLHQEQRQVEELKMQLHKRKRNHSQQEEVVTSPFFGVSIKQEHVVSSCPLSNKHVKTVSSCQPSHLPGMVSPLCLDATSGSPALSAFLSPQCSPQHSPLNKTASSPQHSSLPPSPSNPYFLSVSPSGQTGDGNKHSPHRPLQISQSTSGHSGSSTCSYPTDQRNIQPPFANTNNRDHPVTKSQSIHHKLTRSQQMDELLDVLIASGEAAQKAPR; translated from the exons cgCTGAAGAGTCCTGCTGCCTTCCATGAGCAGAAGAAAAGCCTCGAGAGATCCAAG ACAGAGGATTACTTAAAGCACAAGATAAGAAATCGACCTGAGAGGGCAGATCTGGTCAATATGCACATTTTTCAAG ACTCTGCTGCTGAAGGCCCTCAGCAGGCCACCCAGATGAAGCTAAAGCGTTCTCGCCTGGCTGTTGACCTGAATGAGAAGATTGCTCTGCGGCCCGGACCACTTGAACTGGTGAAGAAGAATATCATTCCTGTGGATTCTTCTGTCAAGGAGGTGGCAATGAAAG TTAATCATGGCAAGTTCCCAAAAGAGGAAGACACATATGCATTCGAGGAAGAGAGCAGCAGCGATGGTCTATCTCCAGAGCATGGCAGGGGTGATGAATCCCAGGGCCCCATGGAAATTAAGACCTCCGAAGTCCCCTCTCCTACTCCTTTGGGTGCCTCTCAG GTTTCTCTAAGCCAGGACGCAAATGTACAGAATGTTTTCTATGGGAACCATATACGTGAAACAGAGAGTCCCAAACAGATTCCAACTCCTCACACACCTCCCATACCAGTCTCTGCGATCAACAAG TCAAAAACACTTGATAAAAATCGACACAAGAAACCCAAAGACACTAAGCCCAAAGTGAAAAAGCTCAAGTACCACCAGTACATTCCTCCAGATCAGAAGGCAGAGAAGACTCCTCCACCCATGGATTCAGCCTATGCCCGTCTGcttcagcagcagcagctctTCCTCCAGCTGCAGATCCTGAGCCAACAAAAGCATCATCAGCACTCTCATCCGCACCAACAGCACTTCAACTACCAGACCGCGTCGCCACCCCAACTCAA ACAACATAATGAACCCTTGCCAAGAAGTCCAAATCTGGGAGTCAGTGCCAGCTCTACAACCTCCCCAGTGAAAAACAGCTTTACTGGCCAAACATGCATCTCCCCAATTAAGGCAGGACCTCTTCCCTCCAACCTAGATGATCTTAAG GTATCTGAGCTTAGACAGCAACTGAGGATTAGAGGTCTTCCTGTATCTGGCACTAAAACAGCGCTTGTGGAAAGACTGAGACCTTTCCAGGATCCATCTGCAAACAATGGAATGCCCTTGGGAGATATTAAAACCATTACTTTCCCAGTTACTCCTGCTAGCTCCATGACAGGCTATCAGGGATCATCTGGCACACCTTCCAATGGCTTTTACCAGTTCAGCAGCACCAGCTCCAGTCCACCTATTTCCCCAGCATCATCTGACCTCTCAGTTAGCGGGTCCCTACCAGATAGCTTTAGTGATGTCACGTTGTCTTCCCCTCCAATATGCCTCCAGCCGTCTCCGGGCCATCTGAGCACAGAGGAAGGGCTAATGGGAAACCTGAATGGAGGCTGCATGCAGGCAGAGCTGGAGGGTTTGGATGCAGAGAAAGACAAAATGTTGGTGGAAAAGCAGAAGGTAATCGATGAGCTCACCTGGAAGCTACACCAGGAACAGCGGCAAGTTGAGGAGCTGAAGATGCAACTGCACAAGCGCAAGAGGAATCATAGCCAGCAGGAGGAGGTTGTTACATCGCCATTTTTTGGTGTTTCCATCAAGCAGGAGCATGTTGTTTCCAGCTGTCCACTTTCAAACAAGCATGTGAAAACGGTCAGCTCCTGCCAACCGTCGCACCTGCCTGGCATGGTGAGCCCTCTCTGCTTGGATGCCACATCCGGAagtccagctctgtctgcttttCTAAGCCCACAATGTTCTCCACAGCATTCACCTCTGAACAAGACAGCAAGCAGCCCTCAGCACTCGAGCCTTCCTCCATCCCCCAGTAACCCTTACTTTCTATCAGTGTCACCCAGTGGCCAAACCGGAGATGGAAACAAGCATTCACCACATCGACCCCTGCAG ATTTCCCAAAGCACCAGTGGCCACTCTGGAAGCTCCACGTGTTCTTATCCCACAGATCAGAGGAATATTCAACCGCCATTTGCCAACACCAACAACAGGGATCACCCAGTCACTAAGAGTCAAAGTATACATCACAAG TTGACACGAAGCCAGCAGATGGACGAACTATTAGACGTTCTCATTGCAAGCGGAG aaGCAGCACAAAAAGCACCAAGATGA
- the myocd gene encoding myocardin isoform X8, with protein sequence MNGVTKKESNSQDENSVQCSSVGSVSKCDFVADEMQELTLQVNQQLPPLTERKNVVQLRLQQRRTREQLADQGIMPPLKSPAAFHEQKKSLERSKTEDYLKHKIRNRPERADLVNMHIFQDSAAEGPQQATQMKLKRSRLAVDLNEKIALRPGPLELVKKNIIPVDSSVKEVAMKVNHGKFPKEEDTYAFEEESSSDGLSPEHGRGDESQGPMEIKTSEVPSPTPLGASQVSLSQDANVQNVFYGNHIRETESPKQIPTPHTPPIPVSAINKSKTLDKNRHKKPKDTKPKVKKLKYHQYIPPDQKAEKTPPPMDSAYARLLQQQQLFLQLQILSQQKHHQHSHPHQQHFNYQTASPPQLKQHNEPLPRSPNLGVSASSTTSPVKNSFTGQTCISPIKAGPLPSNLDDLKVSELRQQLRIRGLPVSGTKTALVERLRPFQDPSANNGMPLGDIKTITFPVTPASSMTGYQGSSGTPSNGFYQFSSTSSSPPISPASSDLSVSGSLPDSFSDVTLSSPPICLQPSPGHLSTEEGLMGNLNGGCMQAELEGLDAEKDKMLVEKQKVIDELTWKLHQEQRQVEELKMQLHKRKRNHSQQEEVVTSPFFGVSIKQEHVVSSCPLSNKHVKTVSSCQPSHLPGMVSPLCLDATSGSPALSAFLSPQCSPQHSPLNKTASSPQHSSLPPSPSNPYFLSVSPSGQTGDGNKHSPHRPLQISQSTSGHSGSSTCSYPTDQRNIQPPFANTNNRDHPVTKSQSIHHKQLTRSQQMDELLDVLIASGEAAQKAPR encoded by the exons cgCTGAAGAGTCCTGCTGCCTTCCATGAGCAGAAGAAAAGCCTCGAGAGATCCAAG ACAGAGGATTACTTAAAGCACAAGATAAGAAATCGACCTGAGAGGGCAGATCTGGTCAATATGCACATTTTTCAAG ACTCTGCTGCTGAAGGCCCTCAGCAGGCCACCCAGATGAAGCTAAAGCGTTCTCGCCTGGCTGTTGACCTGAATGAGAAGATTGCTCTGCGGCCCGGACCACTTGAACTGGTGAAGAAGAATATCATTCCTGTGGATTCTTCTGTCAAGGAGGTGGCAATGAAAG TTAATCATGGCAAGTTCCCAAAAGAGGAAGACACATATGCATTCGAGGAAGAGAGCAGCAGCGATGGTCTATCTCCAGAGCATGGCAGGGGTGATGAATCCCAGGGCCCCATGGAAATTAAGACCTCCGAAGTCCCCTCTCCTACTCCTTTGGGTGCCTCTCAG GTTTCTCTAAGCCAGGACGCAAATGTACAGAATGTTTTCTATGGGAACCATATACGTGAAACAGAGAGTCCCAAACAGATTCCAACTCCTCACACACCTCCCATACCAGTCTCTGCGATCAACAAG TCAAAAACACTTGATAAAAATCGACACAAGAAACCCAAAGACACTAAGCCCAAAGTGAAAAAGCTCAAGTACCACCAGTACATTCCTCCAGATCAGAAGGCAGAGAAGACTCCTCCACCCATGGATTCAGCCTATGCCCGTCTGcttcagcagcagcagctctTCCTCCAGCTGCAGATCCTGAGCCAACAAAAGCATCATCAGCACTCTCATCCGCACCAACAGCACTTCAACTACCAGACCGCGTCGCCACCCCAACTCAA ACAACATAATGAACCCTTGCCAAGAAGTCCAAATCTGGGAGTCAGTGCCAGCTCTACAACCTCCCCAGTGAAAAACAGCTTTACTGGCCAAACATGCATCTCCCCAATTAAGGCAGGACCTCTTCCCTCCAACCTAGATGATCTTAAG GTATCTGAGCTTAGACAGCAACTGAGGATTAGAGGTCTTCCTGTATCTGGCACTAAAACAGCGCTTGTGGAAAGACTGAGACCTTTCCAGGATCCATCTGCAAACAATGGAATGCCCTTGGGAGATATTAAAACCATTACTTTCCCAGTTACTCCTGCTAGCTCCATGACAGGCTATCAGGGATCATCTGGCACACCTTCCAATGGCTTTTACCAGTTCAGCAGCACCAGCTCCAGTCCACCTATTTCCCCAGCATCATCTGACCTCTCAGTTAGCGGGTCCCTACCAGATAGCTTTAGTGATGTCACGTTGTCTTCCCCTCCAATATGCCTCCAGCCGTCTCCGGGCCATCTGAGCACAGAGGAAGGGCTAATGGGAAACCTGAATGGAGGCTGCATGCAGGCAGAGCTGGAGGGTTTGGATGCAGAGAAAGACAAAATGTTGGTGGAAAAGCAGAAGGTAATCGATGAGCTCACCTGGAAGCTACACCAGGAACAGCGGCAAGTTGAGGAGCTGAAGATGCAACTGCACAAGCGCAAGAGGAATCATAGCCAGCAGGAGGAGGTTGTTACATCGCCATTTTTTGGTGTTTCCATCAAGCAGGAGCATGTTGTTTCCAGCTGTCCACTTTCAAACAAGCATGTGAAAACGGTCAGCTCCTGCCAACCGTCGCACCTGCCTGGCATGGTGAGCCCTCTCTGCTTGGATGCCACATCCGGAagtccagctctgtctgcttttCTAAGCCCACAATGTTCTCCACAGCATTCACCTCTGAACAAGACAGCAAGCAGCCCTCAGCACTCGAGCCTTCCTCCATCCCCCAGTAACCCTTACTTTCTATCAGTGTCACCCAGTGGCCAAACCGGAGATGGAAACAAGCATTCACCACATCGACCCCTGCAG ATTTCCCAAAGCACCAGTGGCCACTCTGGAAGCTCCACGTGTTCTTATCCCACAGATCAGAGGAATATTCAACCGCCATTTGCCAACACCAACAACAGGGATCACCCAGTCACTAAGAGTCAAAGTATACATCACAAG CAGTTGACACGAAGCCAGCAGATGGACGAACTATTAGACGTTCTCATTGCAAGCGGAG aaGCAGCACAAAAAGCACCAAGATGA